The following nucleotide sequence is from Excalfactoria chinensis isolate bCotChi1 chromosome 12, bCotChi1.hap2, whole genome shotgun sequence.
TGGTTTTCTGATCATAGGCAGGCTCTCTGCCAGGACAGCATGCAGCTATAAAGCTACATTAGCAGAAGAACCTACAAACAAGCTCTTCCCTGCATCTCCTCCCCTGCACtacccacagcactgcccccTGAGCACATAGGTAAGCACTCTGCTGACTGTTCTGGCCACCCCAGACCTGTTAAATAACAGCCATGTGCCTCTGAGGGTAATTTCTGTTTACAGCCTACTTCTCACCAGGAAAACTGCGAGTCCTATGAAGGACGGGCGTCCttttctcaattaaaaaaagtttatttgttCACCACTGAGGTAACACGCACGACCCATTAACATCAGCCAAAAttctcatgctccagttccaaaCTGTGCAGAATAAATCAAGCACAAAAGTCaatgaacagcaggaaaaagaattCTCACTGCAGAATTAACGATTCAGTAGTGGAGAATTGCAATTGATAACAAGAACATTAATCTACAAAGGAAGAGTACGAACGGACCTCACATAGACGCACTGTTGAAAGAGACCTCTTCAGGGACGAGCAAGAGGACAGCAAACATGCTTTCAACCACGCTCCAACAAAAGCAATCTGAGCGGATCACGCTGTAACTTCCCAGAAGACGCGGAACCGCCAGCTTGCATAACAAGGGCAGGGGACCCACACAAGTGTAGCAAGGGAAACCCACAGCCCTGCTTATGCAACCCGAGGGAAAAAAGGCACGAGTGACCCCCGACACGGTGGAGGCCTTCCAAAGGTGCCCTGCTGCCCGTGGACACAGAAGGCAGCACACCTGTTATTCCCTACCCAGAATCTGCATCTCTGCTACAACTGCTGGAAATTTAGGTCAGCCTGTTTTAAGTAGGGTGCAGCttcacagttttgtttatttttacatcttaAAGACAACACAGCTACTGAGGCTTCTGCTCCCAGCCTCAGTGCTGGCAAACTTCAACACACCATCACTCAGCTGAAAGGAGCCAGAAGATTTAGCCAAGACAGAGTCCTGCTTTCTCAAACACCAGTTCACAGCTAATTCCCAGCCAAAAAAGCAACTCTTCCTTCTCATTCCTAGCGAACAAGGCTGGTGTCATTCACCACAGAGCAATGCAGCAGATCTATCTCCAGGCTCTGCTATCCTGCCCAAAGCCAAAGCCAGggctcagcagctcccagaagcCAAGCCCTTGGGGGCCAGCTGCATGAGCACAACCTCAGCGGTACCTGAGATGgattaagagaagaaaacacaaaatccCCGTATGAAAATTGTGAGGTCAGACAACAGAAGCCTACGGAATTAAGACACAGAACGAGTCATACCAGGATCTTACTTTCACAGATGAGAGATGCAGCATGCCTGAAGAAAGTATATTAAGTCACACACCCCCTAGCAGCAGATAAACCTGGAATGCTACCTCTTTTGCCAACATCTGTAATTATTTTGGTAACTGCTGACAAATCAAGAAGTGAAGTCAGTCAGGCTTTCTCTATTTTGAACTGTCAGTCAATTGTTACCAACAGTTGAGATCCCTTCGATTCcagttgttttgtggttttttccCTTATGGAACAGGTACTTGCAGCCGTCCCCCTGCTCAAGTAGAGCACCAGGATAGCATGCAGACACATTAAAACCACTGGAGAGACTGCCTGTGGTTCTGACACGCAAGAAAAACATTCACTTGAAGAGGAAGTAATGCAGCCAGCCAGAAATGTCACTGGCAATCACGATACAAGACATCAGTGGTCTTTTTATAAACTTAACTGGATCTTTACACTCAGAAGATTCCAAAGACAGGTAGATGCCCATCAGTTACTTGAGCACGTGGAATGACACTGTTATTCTGGCCAGTATCTAAGCCCCCAATACAGATTAATCTagacttccccccccccccccccttcatgCCTGTTCAGGGGAAGAAACAGACTACACTGCACGCCCATTTGATGGCATGAACTCATCTTTGATCACAGCACAATATGTAGCAGCACAGTGAATAATTTACGAGAGCAATTAGCAGAAACGAACCCAGCCCTCAACATAGAAGTGGCAGCAAGAAATCTCACTGACCTTTGTGTAAGAGTCCAGACTCCCACACAGACCTACCCAGCAAAGCTTGCAGTGCAGCAAGAGATACAGAGCAAAGATGCTACAAAGAGGCCGTCCCACAACACCTGGATGTGATCACAGCTACCTGCTGCTTCCTTCACCAGCCTGGCAGCACCAAATTTCCAGACGACTTCAAAAGCCAAAATGGCCCAGTTCAGGTACAACCAGAGATGAGCACCAGCAAACCACATCACAACAAGGGTGGGGAAATGGGCCCTTCACAATCTGCCTTGTAACAGTGCTCCAAATCCTTCCTGAATGAAAGTCGGTGATGCAGAAGCACACAGAACTTCACTCCATCTGTGCTCCAGGACAGACAGCCTCAGACAGCACCAGCCTGCATCACACTACATGCACACCCAGGTACAGAACCTCACCAGCACAGCTACTTGTGTCCAGGCAGTAAGGAACAGGTGACATGGAGATGCATCCCAAGACAAATTCCCTTTAAAGGCCATAAGAAATGCTCACCTAAAACAATCCTCAACCAGACCAACTTCTGGCACCATTCAAGCCAAACAGGATATGCCACCATAGCACAGGTATGCCCAGAACTAGGAAGGGACAGTAAGAGACAAGAACCCTcgaagaaaaacactgaagccATCATTCTGTAATAAACACACCAAACTGGATACCTGCATTTATAAAGCACTCACTCTTACTTAATATTTTATGACTCAGAAGCTTACAAGGCTATTTACTAGCAACGTTACTGCAACAGGTAGTCCCATTAACTTCAGCAAGGCTTCTCCTCCCAGGCTGCTACTAACATGCAACCATTTTGCAAGCTGAaattcaaagaaagcaaatgagagCCGGCTGAATGTCTGCATCCGTGAACGGACACACATCCAGGACAGAGCCAGGGGATGTCAGCAGCACTGCCAAGTGTTTGCACTGCTGGGACTGCATACAGCACACTTGGCCAAGGGCACAGACTGCACACACTGCACCTGGACAAAACCACAGCACTTGTACCATCCTGTGCAGTCAGATGAAGGAGGAGCAGAAACGCACCTAGCAGTCACAAGGCAGAAGGCACACATCATCTGATCTGCTCTGAATGCTTTTCAGCTACCTTGCTCGAAGTGAAGGACACAAACTGTTTATGGTCTACACAAGCTGTTTAGTCTCAATATGTACTGAAGACTTCAAGGTCAATATAAAGTTGACAGGACTTCTAATAAGCCAGTCTGGTATTTATACAGATAATACCTGTGGTTCAAGCTGCTCTCCCACTTAGCAAGCTCACTGTCTCTGACATTTGGATCTccaaagatgagaaaatgaaactCCCGCTCTCAGAAGCTACACTGTGAATGGACAGCTTCTCTAATCCCGAGCCAGTCTTAAAATCTAAAGGCAAGTTTTTATTGCAAATCATTACCAGCGACTCACCTGAATCGACAGTCTTTCAGCTGGTGTAATTAATGACTGCCTTCCACAGAACTGCATTGCAAGGCAATAGTCTGCAGAGCAAACCCAAGGCCATCCAGTGCTGAGCTACCCCAAGCAACACACTATGTTATGGAAACAACCAGTTACCAAAACTTCTGGTAATACCACAGCTTGGCATTGCTAAAGGACGAATCCCTCACCTACACACGTCAAGTTTACAATGATTAACACAGTTTATTAGAACATAACTTCTCTttactttctctgtttctttcgGTTAATATTTCAGCCTTCACCTCAGGCAAGAGAGCAAAATACCAACAGTGGCCACTCAGCATTCTCACTCCTTTATGCCTAATTGCTTCACTATGAATTCCAAGCTCTGAAAGCTTCTTTCCCACACCTGAGGAGCTCCACAACATCCCAGTTTGGGTCTGGGTTCTGAAGCTCCCATCCACCTGCCAGAGGCTTGAAAATCTCACATCACCATTTGACCCTCCTCATGCAGGAGTCCAAAGAGTGCAACTGCACCTGCCCTGCTGGCACCACACAGACACTGCACAGTGTCAGTAGTTGGTTTTACCCACATATCTCGTTATGTGGCACTAGCAGGCACCGTCTGCATGGGGAAACACCTCCAAGCAGTGCTGGATGAAGGTGGGTGTCAGGAGCGCatcctgcacagccagcagggctgACACGGGGACCAAGCAGCAGGATAGCGACAAGAATCGTCCCTTCATGCCCAGGCCCGCAGGAGGAGCCGGGAACGGCCGCTTTCCATCCCAGAGGAACGCACGGAAGGAAATGTCACCGTGAGATCGCAATGATTCAGCAGGGATGCTGGACACGACTGCACCGCTCCACCCGCTGCCCTCAAGCGCCCATCGCCTGGATGCCGCTCCTCgccccagcccggccccgcgcAGCCCCTGTCCGAGCTGAGGGCCGGCCCCGCACCTGCCGCCCTCCCACATCATCCCAAACGGGGCCCGGCAACCCCCACCCCAGGTACCCGCAGTCCCACAGGGGCCCGGCCCCGTTTTCCCCCCCGCCCAGGGCAGCTCCGGCCGCTCACAGCCCCGCGtttcccccccgccccccacagaagcccggcccggcccctcccCACACTCACAGGCGCAGCTCCCGACGCTGAGGCAGAGCCCGGCGAGGATGGGGAGTGAACCGGGAGCGGAGCAGCCGCCGCGGGAGGGGAGGAGCGGGGGCGGGGCCTGGTGCGATCCCCTCCCCGTCTCTCCGCCCGCTCCGCTCGGGTGAGGGAGGGAAGCCGCCTCCTTTCACCTCAGGGCCGCCAGCGGGGAGACCTCGCTCCGCCCCGCGCCTCCGTGCCGGGCCGCCGTATCAGTGCAGAAGAGAAGCGGGGGCGATGGGGGCGATGCGGCCGCGGGCGGCCCCGGCGGCAGGAGGCGATGCCGCGGCGGGCGCGCACGAACTCGGGCCATGCGCCTGACCGTGAGCGCGGGCGGCACGGCCGTCGCCGCTACCACAGCGGGGGACCGGAAGTGACGCATTCAAAGCGCGCTGTCCGCCGGCGGCACTTCTCGCGAGAGTTCGGGAAGGGGCCGAGGaagcgcggggccgggccgttGCCCGGTGCTAGAGGACACggccaagatggcggcggcgggAGCGCTGCGGCTGCTGGTTCCGCGAGGCCGCCTTCTCCCGCCACGCAGAGGCCTCCGCCTCTCTGCGCCCGCCGCCATCCAGGTAGAGGCCGTAACGGGGGGATGTGGGGCGAGGGGTTCATCCCTGCGGGCGGGATGGTGCGGGTGAGCCGAGGGACGCCCGCCCTGCCCGGCTGCCGCTGTCCCGCAGGTGACGGTGCGGGACGCGCTGAACCAGGCGCTGGACGAGGAGCTGGAGCGAGATGAGCGCGTCTTCCTGCTGGGCGAGGAGGTGGCGCAGTACGACGGTGCCTACAAGGTGAGGGGCGGCCGCTGCCGGCTCCGGGGTGGGGGGGGCTTTGCGGGGTCTGACGCCGCTCCGCTTCGCAGATTTCCAGGGGGCTGTGGAAGAAGTACGGGGACAAGAGGATCATCGACACCCCCATCTCCGAGGTACGGCACTGGGCTCACCCCGCGGGGCTGCCCGTGGGCCGCTCTGGTGCTCATGCTGTTTGCTCCTCTTCCAGATGGGCTTCACGGGAATCGCCGTTGGTGCCGCAATGGTCAGTACGCCCTCCTTCCTTCTGACCCGAGCTACAAAACAAGCTGCTTTGGTGTTCAAACATAACGTCTGGTCTAACTTTGATAGGCGGGGTTGAGGCCGGTATGTGAATTCATGACGTTCAACTTCTCCATGCAAGCGATCGACCAGGTTATCAACTCTGCCGCCAAGACGTGCTACATGTCTGCAGGaaccatccctgtccccatcgTCTTCCGCGGCCCCAACGGGGCTTCAGCCGGCGTTGCCGCACAGCACTCGCAGTGCTTTGCTGCCTGGTACGGGCACTGCCCGGGGCTGAAAGTTGTCAGTCCTTGGAGCTCAGAAGATGCGAAGGGGCTGCTGAAGGCATCGATCCGGGACGATAATCCAGGTGAGCGCAGTCAGATGACAGCAGCGTTTAGCTCTCATTcctgaatgtttcttttcttcccccacctcgtgtaaaaagataaaaagatcATTCAACACTTAAGCATTTTGTGCTGTTCTAACCTGCTTCTTGGTACCCAACTAGGAGCTTTAAAATATGCGTTTATGAACTCACTGTAAAAGCATTATAAAGGATGAAGATGAGTCAGAAGTACTTGCAGATTCAGTACAATGTAACTCATTTTTTAGAGATGATGAAGCTTGGATGATAAATTCAGAATCTCAGTAACCAAAAGCAGGGCGaccttcatctttctttctcacaaGCACACGTGCAAAATGTTCTCTAGAAACATTTCTCAGCCACGGCCTTTGCAGTTTTCCCTTGATCTACCTTTAGAGATGAATTGGAGacagtatttaaaataactgtAGTAAAGTTGGCTGGCTTTTAATTGTTTGTATTGGTCTTGCAAATATTCCGCTGTGGTACCGTTAATCGTAAGTACAGCCTGTTCCTGCAGAGGTATGAATTAATCCAAGTATGTTTTGTTCTAGTTGTGATGCTGGAAAATGAATTGCTGTACGGTGTTCCCTTTGAGATGTCAGAACAGGCGCAGTCAAAGGACTTTGTTATTCCAATTGGAAAGGCCAAAATAGAAAGGGAAGGTAAGCTGAGAACACAGTGTATGTATCTGTATGCATCCTTACTAACCGAGCTGCCTGGGGACTCTTAGCTGTTAAAAATACTGCTATCATGGGACACAGGAACACATTTAAAGTGTTAAATACTCAAGTACGATTTATCCTGTATTGTACTTGATTGTTTGTTCTCAGTATCTCATTGAAAACTGTACCTCCCTAGATTTCTTTCTCAACCTAAGGATGGTGTCGGTGATGTGCAGGGAAGTTCTCACCTTACTATGTCATTTTtgtcagaaatgcagaagaaatcatTGTCATTTTTCAGCCTGCTTATAATTTACCACTGAATAACATGAATGTGTAAAAAAGATGATCcaaaaagtactgaaaatattatttagatCCCTGAATTAAAAGATTATCCTCACATAGTCCTGCTGCCACTCTTCACAGGTGTAGAATACTTAACATTTCAAGTAGATGTAAGGAACTTAAATTTGCAAGAGAATACTGATGCTACCTACAAAAGAGGgcaagaaaaatgctttttgtgtgtgtgtggtagggtttttttttctgcatttgttaCTTTTTCAACACTTGTTTCTGTTCCAGGAACTCATGTTACATTAGTGGCACACTCTAGGCCTGTTGGGCACTGTTTGGAAGCAGCTTCTATCCTGGCCAAAGAAGGTGTTGAGTGTGAGGTGTGTGgggtttctgttgcttttctttctctgtacaAGGAAAAAGGCAGAGGGTCACCTCGTTCAGGCTCTGTAGAACATCACTTTTTAAACTACAATCTTTTGTAAGTGCCTTAACTGCCAGTGTACatgcatttcttgtttctgcGTTTGACCTTTCCATCACAAAATCAAGTCAGAACTACTAAAGACTTTCAGATTGATCTGCCTGTACAATGAGCAGAACAATGACAGTACGTAGCAGCGTGATTATATATAGTGAGACTCATCAAGCATTTTCCATGCTTGATGAGCCACCAAAAGCCATTCGTCAGCATCTGTCAGGATAAGAAGTAATTTCATTAACTTTAAGTCTTCTTGTCAGTCACAGTAGATTGAAGTGCTAAAGGACACTGTGCCCAAACAGTAAGTGTCAGGATTAGATCACAACAGAATTCACTCAGTGCCTTTTTTTAAGGTTATAAATCTGCGTACCATTAGACCAATGGATATTGAAACAGTGGAAGCCAGCGTTGGAAAGACAAACCATCTTGTTACTGTAGAAGGAGGCTGGCCACAGTTTGGAGTAGGAGCTGAAATCTGCGCCAGGATCATGGAAGGTACTGACTTCTGCTATCTGCACCTTGATCTAAATCCTCATGACTTGATAAAGGCAGATGATAACAGATTGGAAGTCCTGTCTGAGGAGCTTAACAGGTATCATGTTTTAGACATGTTCAAATGGTTGATCCAGATGGTCTTGTGGTATAATTCTTATCCCAGAAACTGAAGCAAGATGTTAACTTCTTGTTTATCACCATGTGCTGTAGTTTAGACAAGCAGGAACAGCTGTCTCTGGTACTGCAGGAACAAAGTCATTGTAAGCATATTAAGATTCAGAAACCGAGTTGAGAGCAAACCAGATTGTGCAACAACCTGACcaccattttctgtttcaggatCTGCCTTCAACTACTTGGATGCTCCAGCTGTGCGTGTTACAGGTGCAGACGTTCCTATGCCTTATGCCAAAATTCTAGAAGATAACTGCATACCTCAAGTGAAGGATATAATATTTGCAGTGAAGAAAACTTTGAATCTCTAAGTtgtaaataatgttttaaagtCCTGCTTTAAAAAGTATTAATGGTGTAGGGCAACTTGTATGCATCAATTTGTTGTATAGCTACATTAACTTTTGTACAGTAAAGTACAGCGATCTCCCAGAATATTTATATGGCTGCAATGGGGTCTGGTGGGGTTTCCCTCTAAGCCACTTCATTTAAGTAACCACGTGGTAATGCTCATCTGTAAGTTAGCTTGTACTTCAGCAGTGCAGGGGGGTGAGGATCTCTCCGTATGCTCTAAttcagagggaagaagaggttttccatttctgctcaTCCTGTAATGATCAGCCTAGC
It contains:
- the PDHB gene encoding pyruvate dehydrogenase E1 component subunit beta, mitochondrial is translated as MAAAGALRLLVPRGRLLPPRRGLRLSAPAAIQVTVRDALNQALDEELERDERVFLLGEEVAQYDGAYKISRGLWKKYGDKRIIDTPISEMGFTGIAVGAAMAGLRPVCEFMTFNFSMQAIDQVINSAAKTCYMSAGTIPVPIVFRGPNGASAGVAAQHSQCFAAWYGHCPGLKVVSPWSSEDAKGLLKASIRDDNPVVMLENELLYGVPFEMSEQAQSKDFVIPIGKAKIEREGTHVTLVAHSRPVGHCLEAASILAKEGVECEVINLRTIRPMDIETVEASVGKTNHLVTVEGGWPQFGVGAEICARIMEGSAFNYLDAPAVRVTGADVPMPYAKILEDNCIPQVKDIIFAVKKTLNL